One genomic window of Inquilinus sp. KBS0705 includes the following:
- a CDS encoding tetratricopeptide repeat protein, giving the protein MKKNQIVVSVIVVAIMGYLYSLPVKGLVKPKENRAGAAGMAQAAKPAANVTVATVSASAKALLEPTQSQQISALEDRLRNAGDADKLIIQKQLATAWDNVNQPAPAAFYYQQMAKKSNLFADWLNTGNRFNTAIKVSQDSSAQGAFIANAVEAFEHATQLKPTSLEAKTGLGVAYVNGGGTPMQGIALLLDVVKQDPTNHDANLNLGMFSMRSGQYEKAVQRFKTLIAQKEEIEPYFYLAESYKQLGQKQEAIAAYEKCKQLMGDPAAGQRIDEYIKELKK; this is encoded by the coding sequence ATGAAGAAGAATCAAATAGTTGTAAGTGTAATAGTAGTTGCTATTATGGGCTATTTGTATTCGTTACCTGTTAAAGGTTTAGTTAAGCCAAAAGAAAACCGTGCTGGTGCCGCAGGTATGGCGCAAGCCGCAAAGCCAGCAGCAAACGTTACTGTAGCTACGGTATCTGCAAGTGCAAAAGCGCTTTTAGAGCCAACGCAGTCGCAACAGATATCAGCGTTAGAAGACAGGCTTAGAAACGCCGGCGATGCAGATAAGCTGATCATACAAAAACAGCTTGCCACTGCATGGGACAACGTTAACCAACCGGCCCCTGCAGCATTTTACTATCAGCAAATGGCTAAAAAAAGTAATTTGTTTGCCGATTGGTTAAATACCGGTAACAGGTTTAATACAGCTATTAAAGTATCGCAGGATTCTTCGGCACAAGGGGCTTTTATTGCAAACGCTGTTGAGGCATTTGAACATGCAACCCAACTAAAGCCGACCAGCCTTGAAGCTAAAACCGGTTTAGGTGTTGCTTATGTAAATGGCGGCGGAACCCCAATGCAAGGTATAGCATTATTGCTTGATGTAGTTAAGCAAGACCCTACAAACCACGATGCAAACCTAAATTTAGGTATGTTTTCGATGCGGTCGGGCCAGTACGAAAAGGCTGTGCAGCGGTTTAAAACCCTTATTGCACAAAAAGAAGAGATTGAGCCTTACTTTTACCTGGCCGAGAGCTATAAACAGCTTGGCCAAAAACAAGAAGCGATTGCTGCATACGAAAAATGCAAGCAGTTAATGGGCGACCCTGCAGCAGGGCAGCGCATAGATGAGTATATAAAGGAATTAAAAAAATAA
- a CDS encoding Rne/Rng family ribonuclease: MIKELIIDSSPGGATIALLQDKQLVELHKEQITNNYTVGDIYLGRIKKIMPSLNAAFVDVGYEKDAFLHYLDLGPQVQSLLKLTKQVRSGGYQSKLLDNFKLEADINKGGKISDVLSKSLLVPVQIAKEPISTKGPRLSSDLSIAGRYVVLVPFSEVISISKKIKSNTERNRLRKVVESIKPKHFGVIIRTVSEGKGVQELQKDLLDLISKWETFVTKLHGTEPSKKILGEIGRTSTILRDILNPDFHNIYVNDQSMYDEVRSYIREISPDMEGIVRLHKHREPLFEHHGVDKQIKSTFGKTVNLAGGAYLVIEHTEALHVIDVNSGNRTANKENQEENAYQVNKEAAKEIARQLRLRDMGGIVVVDFIDMHKPTNRKELFDYLKAQMADDRAKHTILPPSKFGLIQITRQRVRPEMNIVTSEVCPACGGTGTIRPTVLLIDDIETNFNYILTEQNEKNITLCVHPYIEAYIRKGLYNRQMKWYFKYGQWIKVKSNPAYQITEFKFFSSKDEEIKL, translated from the coding sequence TTGATAAAAGAATTAATTATCGATTCATCCCCGGGCGGGGCTACTATTGCATTATTACAGGACAAACAACTTGTAGAACTACATAAAGAGCAAATCACCAACAATTATACTGTTGGCGATATCTATTTAGGCCGCATAAAAAAAATTATGCCCAGCTTAAATGCTGCCTTTGTGGATGTTGGTTACGAGAAAGATGCCTTTTTGCATTACCTTGATTTGGGGCCGCAGGTACAAAGCCTGCTTAAGCTTACCAAACAAGTACGTAGCGGGGGATACCAATCAAAGCTTTTAGATAATTTTAAGCTTGAGGCTGATATAAACAAAGGAGGCAAAATCTCGGATGTTTTATCAAAGAGCCTGCTTGTGCCCGTACAAATTGCAAAGGAGCCTATATCTACCAAAGGGCCCCGCTTAAGTTCCGATCTTTCTATTGCAGGCAGGTATGTAGTGCTGGTGCCTTTTTCTGAGGTAATATCTATCTCAAAAAAGATAAAAAGCAATACAGAGCGTAACCGCCTGCGTAAGGTGGTTGAAAGTATTAAGCCCAAGCATTTCGGCGTAATTATACGTACCGTATCTGAAGGTAAGGGCGTGCAGGAATTACAAAAGGACCTGTTGGATCTTATATCCAAATGGGAAACTTTCGTAACTAAACTACACGGTACCGAGCCATCTAAAAAGATATTGGGCGAAATTGGGCGCACCTCAACTATCCTTAGGGATATTTTGAACCCTGACTTCCACAATATTTATGTGAATGATCAAAGTATGTACGACGAAGTCCGCTCTTACATACGCGAAATATCACCTGATATGGAGGGAATTGTTAGGTTACATAAGCACCGTGAACCGTTATTTGAACATCATGGGGTAGATAAACAGATCAAATCTACCTTTGGCAAAACGGTTAATTTAGCTGGTGGCGCCTATTTAGTTATTGAGCATACCGAAGCTTTGCACGTAATTGATGTAAACAGCGGTAACCGCACAGCTAATAAAGAGAACCAGGAAGAAAATGCTTACCAGGTAAATAAAGAAGCCGCTAAGGAAATCGCGCGCCAATTGCGCCTGCGCGATATGGGCGGCATTGTAGTTGTCGATTTTATTGACATGCACAAGCCAACCAACCGCAAAGAGCTTTTTGATTACCTGAAAGCACAAATGGCTGATGACCGTGCCAAGCATACCATTTTGCCACCGAGCAAATTTGGCTTGATACAAATTACCCGTCAGCGTGTAAGGCCCGAAATGAATATTGTTACAAGCGAGGTTTGCCCTGCTTGTGGCGGTACAGGTACTATAAGGCCAACCGTATTGCTTATAGATGATATCGAAACTAATTTCAATTACATTTTAACCGAGCAAAACGAGAAAAATATTACACTTTGTGTACACCCGTATATCGAGGCTTACATACGCAAAGGCTTGTATAACCGCCAAATGAAATGGTACTTTAAATATGGCCAGTGGATAAAGGTTAAAAGCAACCCGGCCTACCAAATTACCGAATTTAAATTCTTCTCATCTAAGGACGAAGAGATTAAGCTTTAA
- a CDS encoding glycosyltransferase yields the protein MIALHSIISLFLAGLYLLVVVYLIKGWAALKRPDITGATFTTKVTILIAARNEEELIHLTINDIIAQDYPKHLTEVIIVDDHSTDRTADIIRSYAGQGVKLLQLKEDAALNSYKKKAIAEAIGLSTGDLMVATDADCRMGTKWLSSIVGYYETHQPVMISSPVTYFEEKSLFERMQTLEFSYLIGIGASFIGNGRASTCNGANLAYRKDVFYEVGGFKGIDDLASGDDELLLQKVAVTYPSRIGFFKRSEAIVYTHAKPTLSDFLQQRRRWASKSTRYKDKSVVALAVCIWLFNLSLLINAGLSFYDIHFFKLFLVQFWLKFAFEAVFLYPIMSFFKRPALLGLLILLAPLHIIYFVYVGLMGNTRKYAWKGRVVR from the coding sequence TTGATCGCACTGCATAGTATTATCTCGTTATTTCTTGCCGGCCTTTACCTGCTGGTAGTAGTCTATCTAATTAAAGGATGGGCGGCATTAAAACGCCCCGATATTACTGGTGCTACCTTTACCACAAAAGTTACCATACTAATTGCCGCACGCAACGAGGAAGAGCTTATACACCTTACCATTAATGATATTATAGCGCAAGACTATCCAAAACATTTAACAGAAGTTATAATAGTTGACGATCATTCCACCGATCGTACTGCAGACATTATTCGCAGTTACGCAGGCCAGGGCGTTAAATTGCTACAGCTAAAGGAAGATGCGGCACTAAATTCCTATAAAAAGAAAGCAATTGCAGAAGCCATAGGGCTTTCGACCGGCGATTTAATGGTAGCTACCGATGCCGATTGCCGCATGGGCACAAAGTGGCTCTCATCAATAGTGGGATATTACGAAACGCACCAGCCGGTAATGATATCATCGCCGGTGACTTACTTTGAAGAAAAGTCGTTGTTTGAGCGCATGCAAACACTTGAATTCTCGTACCTGATAGGTATTGGCGCTTCTTTTATAGGCAACGGGCGTGCCTCAACATGTAACGGCGCCAACCTGGCTTATCGTAAAGATGTTTTTTATGAAGTAGGCGGGTTTAAGGGCATAGACGACCTGGCATCGGGCGATGACGAACTGTTGCTTCAAAAGGTGGCCGTAACTTACCCTAGCCGCATAGGCTTTTTTAAGAGAAGTGAAGCCATTGTTTATACCCATGCAAAACCAACCCTTAGCGATTTTTTACAGCAAAGGCGCAGGTGGGCATCAAAATCAACACGGTATAAAGATAAAAGCGTCGTAGCGCTTGCTGTTTGCATCTGGTTGTTTAACCTTTCGCTACTGATAAACGCCGGGTTAAGCTTTTATGACATCCATTTCTTTAAACTTTTTTTGGTTCAGTTTTGGCTTAAATTTGCATTCGAGGCCGTTTTTTTATACCCCATCATGTCATTTTTCAAGCGCCCCGCATTGTTGGGTTTGCTAATACTGCTTGCACCCTTGCACATCATATATTTTGTGTATGTCGGCTTAATGGGTAATACCCGCAAATATGCCTGGAAGGGGCGCGTGGTACGATAG
- the radA gene encoding DNA repair protein RadA, with amino-acid sequence MAKTKIAYFCQSCGYESAKWLGKCPSCQQWNTFVEEILEKPNASVPTWKASPTTSQRSNKPVQVTDIVFKEEHRLLTPDSEFNRVLGGGIVAGSLVLIGGEPGIGKSTLMLQLALNMPNIKVLYVSGEESDHQIKMRAERLATVGGTPSLPTKSEIGKACYILTETSTQNIFKQIEELEPDLVVIDSIQTLHSSHIESTPGSVSQVRECTAELLRFAKETATPVFLIGHITKDGMIAGPKILEHMVDTVLQFEGDRHHVYRILRTIKNRFGSASELGIYEMLGEGLREVSNPSEILLSQRDEPLSGITISATLEGMRPMLIETQALVSTSAYGTPQRTATGFDTKRMSMLLAVLEKRCGFRLGAQDVFLNITGGIRVEDPAIDLGLAAAIISSLEDIPIPFKTCFAGEIGLSGEIRAVNRIEQRIAEAQKLGFEQIFISKYNMPSANKDKKAWDLSRYKIDVKPVGRIEEVFGLLFG; translated from the coding sequence ATGGCTAAAACCAAGATCGCATACTTTTGCCAAAGCTGTGGCTACGAATCGGCTAAGTGGCTGGGCAAATGCCCAAGCTGCCAGCAATGGAACACTTTTGTAGAAGAAATTCTGGAAAAGCCAAACGCATCTGTACCTACGTGGAAAGCAAGCCCTACAACCTCGCAACGCTCTAACAAACCTGTGCAGGTTACCGATATAGTTTTTAAAGAAGAGCATCGCCTGTTAACGCCGGATAGCGAATTTAACCGTGTGTTAGGGGGGGGTATTGTTGCAGGCTCGCTGGTACTAATAGGCGGGGAGCCGGGCATTGGCAAATCTACATTAATGCTGCAGCTGGCTTTAAATATGCCCAACATTAAGGTACTATATGTATCGGGCGAAGAGAGCGACCATCAAATAAAAATGCGCGCAGAGCGGTTAGCAACTGTTGGAGGTACTCCATCATTACCCACAAAATCGGAAATTGGGAAAGCTTGTTATATACTTACTGAAACATCCACCCAAAATATATTCAAGCAGATAGAAGAACTGGAACCTGACCTGGTGGTGATAGACTCTATTCAAACGTTACATTCATCACATATCGAATCGACACCGGGCAGCGTATCGCAGGTGCGCGAGTGTACGGCAGAGTTGCTTCGTTTTGCTAAAGAAACAGCTACCCCTGTGTTTTTGATAGGGCATATTACTAAAGATGGTATGATAGCCGGCCCTAAAATATTGGAGCACATGGTTGATACCGTTCTGCAATTTGAAGGCGACCGTCATCATGTATACCGTATATTACGTACTATAAAAAACAGGTTTGGATCAGCCTCCGAGTTGGGGATATATGAAATGCTGGGCGAAGGATTAAGGGAGGTGTCTAACCCATCAGAGATATTGCTATCTCAACGAGACGAACCACTAAGTGGGATAACTATATCAGCCACTTTAGAGGGCATGAGGCCGATGCTGATTGAAACCCAGGCATTGGTAAGCACATCTGCTTATGGCACGCCACAGCGCACCGCAACTGGCTTTGATACCAAACGAATGAGCATGCTACTGGCCGTATTAGAAAAGCGCTGCGGCTTTCGGTTAGGCGCGCAGGATGTATTTTTAAATATTACCGGCGGTATACGGGTAGAAGACCCTGCTATAGACCTTGGATTGGCTGCTGCTATTATATCATCGTTGGAAGATATCCCTATTCCATTTAAAACTTGTTTTGCCGGAGAAATAGGCCTATCGGGCGAGATACGGGCGGTTAACCGGATCGAACAACGCATTGCCGAAGCTCAGAAATTGGGGTTTGAGCAGATATTTATATCAAAATATAACATGCCATCGGCCAATAAGGATAAAAAAGCCTGGGATCTATCGCGTTATAAAATTGATGTAAAGCCTGTGGGAAGAATAGAAGAGGTATTTGGGCTACTTTTTGGATAA
- a CDS encoding integration host factor subunit beta, whose protein sequence is MTKAEIIAEISSKTGIEKVDVQETVEAFFKVVKSSMVGGENVYVRGFGSFVVKKRAKKTARNISKNTAIIIPEHFVPSFKPAKTFVEKVRTGNKTAKASK, encoded by the coding sequence ATGACCAAGGCAGAAATTATAGCTGAAATCTCATCTAAGACAGGAATAGAAAAAGTTGATGTACAGGAAACTGTTGAGGCGTTTTTCAAAGTAGTTAAAAGTTCAATGGTAGGCGGCGAAAACGTTTATGTAAGAGGTTTTGGTAGCTTTGTGGTAAAAAAGAGAGCTAAGAAAACAGCACGTAACATTTCAAAAAACACTGCTATAATTATCCCTGAGCATTTTGTACCAAGCTTTAAACCGGCTAAAACTTTTGTTGAGAAAGTTCGCACAGGTAACAAAACTGCTAAAGCAAGTAAATAA
- a CDS encoding serine/threonine-protein phosphatase, whose protein sequence is MQNNNDGSGEDELIRLLLKRQSELNSLLEITRAINKNTSTQILIQMLETILQSYLQVGKFRFLILKEGVYTCISKYGGTIEPPTVLNQTWKHLNKFKSPALLKGNPNQVLNGYEYFIPIYHKNRALAFALIGNFNTSGEMLDNDLNFIQTLINVIVVALENKRLFRERLLAERFQREMELAAEVQNMLIPVRVYKETAVEVGAKYLPHQDIGGDYFDFFRLNENEFMWCIADVSGKGISAALLMANFQASLQGLAAIEDDLANIVERLNKIVIRNTKGEKFITLFLARYNEKTRKLNYVNAGHNPSILYANGEAVPLKLGTTMIGVFDELPFLNEGEVDVDPGSLLFNYTDGLMDHEMPNFKTWSEEKLLEFVIKHGEMPPDNFNDALMNHVNVVVKGTPIDDITLLSIRIT, encoded by the coding sequence ATGCAAAATAATAACGATGGTTCCGGTGAAGATGAGTTGATTCGGCTACTGTTAAAAAGGCAGTCGGAATTAAACTCGTTATTGGAGATAACCCGGGCTATAAATAAAAACACATCTACCCAGATACTTATACAGATGCTGGAGACTATTTTGCAAAGCTATTTGCAAGTAGGAAAGTTCCGTTTCCTGATACTAAAGGAGGGCGTTTATACCTGTATATCTAAATACGGCGGAACTATTGAACCCCCCACAGTGCTTAATCAAACATGGAAGCATTTAAATAAATTCAAATCGCCCGCTTTGTTAAAGGGCAATCCCAACCAGGTTTTAAACGGGTACGAATACTTTATTCCTATTTATCATAAAAATAGGGCCCTTGCATTTGCCCTTATAGGTAACTTTAATACCAGTGGCGAAATGCTGGATAACGACCTTAATTTTATACAAACTTTAATTAACGTTATTGTTGTAGCCTTGGAGAATAAAAGGCTTTTTAGGGAGCGCCTGCTGGCCGAACGTTTTCAGCGCGAGATGGAGCTTGCCGCAGAGGTACAAAACATGCTTATCCCGGTTAGGGTGTATAAAGAAACAGCTGTTGAAGTTGGTGCAAAATATTTACCACACCAGGATATAGGAGGCGATTATTTTGATTTTTTCCGCTTAAACGAAAATGAGTTTATGTGGTGTATTGCCGATGTATCGGGCAAAGGGATATCGGCCGCATTGCTAATGGCAAATTTTCAGGCAAGTTTGCAAGGGTTGGCGGCCATAGAAGATGACTTGGCTAACATTGTAGAACGGTTAAACAAAATAGTGATTCGCAATACTAAAGGCGAGAAGTTTATCACTTTGTTTTTAGCGCGTTATAACGAAAAAACACGTAAGCTTAATTATGTTAATGCGGGCCATAATCCATCTATTTTATATGCTAATGGGGAAGCTGTTCCTTTAAAGTTAGGTACAACTATGATTGGCGTGTTTGACGAATTACCTTTTTTAAATGAGGGGGAAGTAGATGTTGACCCGGGCAGCTTGTTATTTAACTATACGGATGGCCTGATGGATCATGAAATGCCAAACTTTAAAACTTGGAGCGAAGAAAAATTGCTTGAGTTTGTTATAAAGCATGGCGAAATGCCACCCGATAATTTCAACGATGCCTTAATGAACCATGTAAACGTTGTAGTTAAGGGTACACCTATTGATGACATTACCCTATTATCTATCCGTATCACTTAA
- a CDS encoding diaminopimelate epimerase, with protein MTVQVKFYKYQGAGNDFVLIDNRQKLVNMLDKQAVAKLCDRRFGVGGDGLMLLENEESFDFKMVYYNADGNEGSMCGNGGRCIVAFAKHLGIVKDATKFLATDGVHHAKISEDGKWVSLQMIDVADINKDGDAYVLNTGSPHYVKQTTDLEIKDVYNEGYAIRNNATYKTDGINVNFVEKAKEGEGYFVRTFERGVENETYACGTGVTAVALAMAKHNHQHGTINTPIKVLGGNLNIRFDSDGEKFSNIFLEGPAELVFAGEIVLS; from the coding sequence ATTACAGTGCAAGTAAAATTTTACAAATACCAGGGCGCCGGCAACGATTTTGTTTTGATTGACAACAGGCAAAAACTTGTAAATATGCTTGATAAACAGGCGGTTGCAAAATTATGCGACAGACGTTTCGGTGTAGGGGGCGATGGGCTGATGTTATTGGAGAACGAAGAAAGTTTCGACTTTAAAATGGTTTACTATAATGCTGATGGGAACGAGGGCAGTATGTGTGGTAACGGCGGCCGCTGTATTGTAGCATTTGCCAAACATTTAGGCATTGTAAAAGACGCGACAAAATTTCTGGCTACTGACGGCGTACACCATGCCAAAATTTCAGAAGATGGCAAATGGGTTAGTTTGCAGATGATTGATGTAGCCGATATTAATAAGGATGGCGATGCATATGTTTTAAATACCGGATCGCCACATTATGTTAAACAAACTACCGACCTGGAGATAAAAGATGTTTATAATGAAGGTTATGCTATACGTAATAATGCCACATATAAAACAGACGGCATTAACGTAAACTTTGTAGAAAAAGCAAAAGAGGGCGAGGGATATTTTGTACGTACCTTTGAGCGGGGCGTTGAAAATGAAACCTATGCATGCGGCACTGGCGTTACTGCAGTGGCATTGGCTATGGCTAAACACAATCATCAACACGGAACCATCAACACCCCCATAAAAGTGTTAGGCGGAAACCTAAACATCCGCTTTGACAGTGATGGCGAAAAGTTTAGCAATATCTTTTTAGAAGGACCTGCCGAGCTGGTTTTTGCGGGTGAGATAGTGTTATCATAA
- a CDS encoding DEAD/DEAH box helicase, with the protein MLRVDSSKPCQIIYAIARHDYLSYVIEPHIVQLNPNGEFSFTHQRLFSNTAEEFSQCIDDTDRKLIKILEDIEQGNIIKKFYKKPIRPFEFFAKIFNDQLFDTIRPKMEKKIAEALALLGKKEIYVMSKEGYPAGRKVHIASEPASVLFHFRRNEEEIRYFPTIKYQGMRIEFMFKNAEIISNHPAWMLLDDTLYYFDKEIEGKKLLPFLNKRYIAIPKSSEQSYFEKFVAPLIEKHSVYAEGFTINTEKHEAIPVLKPIYVEGGTSQLQLYFKYAGYVFPYGDGRHVSVRMERTGDEYVFHRIKRSVSWEKGKLQQLEAMGLKTVSSLFQNLEVAVGDEDSDRSFPVFEWLNQHHDDLVNNGFEIEQPDGQKRYVFGNTKIDLEISENNDWFDINAVVYFGPYRIPFIQLKNHILSHKKEFVLPSGEIAVIPELWFSQYGNLLHFSEGGDNIKLRRHHIGLVNELQEGEMAEVAMNKKLQKLSDFEATEDVPMPLNFAGSLRPYQKAGYNWFHFLKEYHFGGCLADDMGLGKTIQTLALLQKHKEDTEAQGSKGTSLVIMPTSLIYNWLNEAKKFAPQLKLMVHTGAFRYKSAEVFKNYDVVITTYGISRIDIEMFKAYYFDYVILDESQNIKNPSSKSFQSVRQLKSRFKLILSGTPVENSVNDLWTQMSFINPGLLGTQQFFQNEFVTPIEKKKDEDKARKLQAIIKPFVLRRTKEQVATELPPKTENLFYCKMSEEQAEVYDKVKSEYRNELLKSLEDGTYAKTQIQVLQGLIKLRQIANHPLMIDQDYEGDSGKFEDVVHTLSNVLDGGHKVLVFSQFVKQLTIYREHFEKEGIPYVYLDGSTQNRGDVVKKFQEDAKTRVFLISIKAGGVGLNLTEADYVFILDPWWNPAVEQQAIDRTHRIGQTKNVFIYKFITKDTVEEKILALQHRKLSVARALITTEDSFIKSLSADDIKEILG; encoded by the coding sequence ATGTTACGCGTAGACAGCAGTAAGCCTTGCCAGATCATTTATGCCATTGCCCGGCACGATTACTTGTCGTACGTTATTGAGCCGCACATTGTTCAGCTAAACCCCAACGGCGAATTTTCCTTTACCCATCAGCGCCTGTTTTCAAATACTGCCGAAGAGTTTTCGCAGTGTATTGACGATACCGACCGTAAACTTATCAAGATACTGGAGGATATAGAGCAAGGCAACATTATTAAAAAGTTCTACAAAAAACCCATACGTCCCTTCGAATTTTTTGCCAAAATATTTAACGATCAGCTTTTTGATACCATCCGCCCCAAGATGGAGAAAAAAATAGCCGAAGCACTGGCATTGTTAGGTAAAAAAGAGATATATGTAATGAGTAAAGAGGGGTATCCAGCAGGCCGTAAAGTGCATATAGCAAGCGAGCCGGCATCGGTACTTTTCCATTTTAGGCGCAACGAGGAAGAGATACGCTATTTCCCTACCATTAAGTACCAGGGTATGCGTATCGAATTTATGTTTAAAAATGCCGAGATCATTAGTAACCACCCGGCCTGGATGCTGTTGGATGACACCTTGTATTATTTTGATAAGGAAATAGAGGGTAAAAAGCTGTTGCCTTTTTTAAATAAGCGGTACATAGCTATCCCAAAATCATCGGAGCAATCTTATTTCGAAAAATTTGTGGCTCCGTTGATAGAAAAGCATAGCGTATATGCCGAAGGGTTTACCATCAACACAGAAAAACACGAAGCCATCCCTGTGTTAAAACCTATTTATGTTGAGGGCGGCACTTCGCAATTACAGCTATATTTTAAATATGCAGGGTACGTTTTCCCGTATGGGGATGGGCGGCATGTATCTGTAAGAATGGAGCGCACAGGCGACGAATATGTATTCCACCGTATTAAACGATCGGTAAGCTGGGAGAAAGGGAAGCTGCAACAACTGGAAGCGATGGGTTTAAAAACTGTTTCTTCATTATTTCAAAATTTGGAAGTTGCAGTCGGAGATGAAGACTCGGATCGCTCTTTTCCGGTATTTGAATGGCTAAACCAGCACCACGATGATTTAGTAAACAATGGGTTTGAAATTGAACAACCCGATGGGCAAAAGCGATATGTTTTCGGTAACACTAAAATAGACTTAGAAATAAGTGAGAATAATGATTGGTTTGATATTAACGCGGTGGTTTACTTTGGGCCCTATCGCATTCCTTTCATTCAGTTAAAAAATCATATACTCAGCCATAAAAAAGAATTTGTACTACCATCAGGCGAGATTGCTGTTATACCCGAACTATGGTTCTCGCAATACGGCAATTTATTACACTTTAGCGAGGGTGGGGATAATATTAAACTGCGCCGGCACCATATAGGTTTGGTAAATGAGTTGCAGGAAGGCGAAATGGCCGAAGTAGCCATGAATAAAAAGCTGCAAAAACTAAGCGACTTTGAAGCGACGGAAGATGTACCAATGCCCTTAAATTTTGCGGGAAGTTTACGCCCTTACCAAAAAGCAGGGTATAATTGGTTCCACTTTTTAAAGGAATACCATTTTGGGGGTTGCCTTGCAGATGATATGGGCTTGGGGAAAACCATACAAACCCTTGCCTTGCTGCAAAAACATAAAGAGGATACCGAAGCACAGGGAAGTAAGGGTACATCGTTGGTAATAATGCCAACCTCGCTTATATATAATTGGCTAAACGAGGCTAAAAAGTTTGCACCGCAATTAAAGCTGATGGTACATACCGGTGCGTTTCGTTACAAGTCGGCAGAGGTATTTAAAAACTATGATGTGGTAATTACAACCTATGGTATTAGCCGTATTGATATTGAAATGTTTAAAGCTTATTATTTTGACTACGTGATATTAGACGAAAGTCAGAATATTAAGAACCCCTCATCAAAATCTTTCCAATCGGTAAGACAATTAAAATCGCGGTTCAAACTCATACTAAGCGGTACACCCGTAGAAAATTCAGTTAACGACTTGTGGACACAAATGTCGTTTATAAACCCCGGCCTACTAGGCACGCAGCAATTCTTCCAAAATGAATTTGTAACCCCTATTGAAAAGAAGAAGGATGAAGATAAGGCCCGCAAGTTGCAGGCAATAATAAAGCCTTTTGTATTACGCCGAACTAAGGAACAGGTAGCAACAGAGTTGCCGCCTAAAACCGAGAACCTGTTTTATTGTAAAATGAGCGAAGAACAGGCCGAGGTGTATGATAAGGTAAAGTCTGAATACCGAAACGAGTTATTGAAAAGTTTGGAGGACGGTACCTATGCTAAAACCCAGATACAGGTTTTACAGGGCTTAATAAAACTAAGGCAAATAGCTAACCACCCATTAATGATAGACCAGGACTATGAGGGAGACTCGGGCAAGTTTGAAGACGTGGTGCATACCTTATCAAACGTGTTGGATGGGGGGCATAAAGTACTGGTATTTTCGCAATTTGTGAAGCAGTTAACTATTTACCGCGAGCATTTTGAAAAGGAAGGCATACCGTATGTTTATTTGGATGGCAGTACCCAAAACCGCGGCGATGTAGTTAAAAAGTTTCAGGAAGATGCTAAGACGAGGGTGTTTTTAATATCAATAAAAGCCGGAGGCGTTGGTTTAAACTTAACCGAAGCCGATTATGTATTTATTTTAGACCCATGGTGGAACCCGGCTGTTGAGCAGCAAGCCATTGACAGAACACACCGTATTGGGCAAACTAAAAATGTGTTTATTTACAAGTTTATCACAAAAGATACGGTAGAAGAAAAGATACTGGCCCTACAGCACCGTAAGTTAAGTGTAGCAAGAGCGTTGATTACTACTGAGGATAGTTTTATCAAATCGTTATCGGCTGATGATATTAAAGAAATATTAGGATAA